Proteins found in one Hirundo rustica isolate bHirRus1 chromosome Z, bHirRus1.pri.v3, whole genome shotgun sequence genomic segment:
- the F2RL2 gene encoding proteinase-activated receptor 3 yields the protein MKILFFAGLLSLTTSLCTTASEFSRNGSAIKTVSLIKTFRGISARDYDYIPPYAIEGETTTVRIRENKCTPKRSNDSTLTEVSNATLEYLTGSLSTKLIPAVYLSAVLLGVPSNAIILWMLLFRIRSVCTAVLYTNLAASDLLFCIMLPFKIAYHINGNNWIFGETMCRAATAVFYGNMYCSILLLTCISVSRYVAIVHPFTYKSLPKRAYAIAACAAVWAVVFLYMLPLAIMQQSYYVKQLGIYTCHDVHSACEAVSSFQFYYYVSLAVFGSLMPLATIVFCYVSIIRTLKTHEWFWYVKVSLLILTIFAICFVPSNVILIIHHVNYYYHNTDGLYSFYLIALCLSSLNSCLDPFLYFLMSKIRSQSNIYLTMVKISREK from the exons ATGAAGATACTGTTCTTCGCTGGACTGCTCTCTCTTACCACCAGTCTTTGCACTACAG CTTCAGAATTTTCACGGAATGGCTCTGCAATTAAAACAGTGTCTCTTATCAAAACTTTCCGCGGAATTTCCGCGAGAGACTACGATTACATCCCCCCTTACGCTATAGAAGGGGAGACAACAACCGTCCGtatcagagaaaacaaatgcacTCCAAAAAGGTCAAACGACTCCACGTTAACAGAAGTGAGCAACGCCACGTTGGAGTACCTGACCGGCTCTCTGAGCACCAAGCTGATACCCGCCGTCTACCTCAGCGCCGTTTTGTTGGGTGTACCATCTAACGCCATCATTTTGTGGATGCTCCTCTTCAGGATCCGCTCCGTGTGCACCGCCGTCCTCTACACAAACCTGGCCGCTTCGGACCTGCTCTTCTGCATCATGCTGCCCTTCAAAATAGCCTACCACATCAACGGGAACAACTGGATATTCGGGGAGACCATGTGCCGGGCGGCCACGGCGGTGTTTTACGGCAACATGTACTGCTCCATTCTGCTGCTGACGTGCATCAGCGTCAGCCGCTACGTGGCCATCGTCCACCCCTTCACCTACAAGAGCCTCCCGAAGCGCGCCTACGCCATCGCGGCCTGCGCTGCCGTCTGGGCCGTCGTCTTCCTCTACATGCTCCCGCTCGCCATCATGCAGCAGAGCTACTACGTGAAGCAGCTGGGCATCTACACCTGCCACGACGTGCACAGCGCCTGTGAGGCCGTGTCCTCCTTCCAGTTCTACTACTACGTGTCCTTAGCCGTGTTCGGGTCCTTAATGCCGCTCGCGACTATCGTGTTCTGCTACGTGTCGATTATACGAACGCTCAAGACCCACGAGTGGTTCTGGTATGTTAAAGTCAGCCTTCTGATTCTTACCATCTTTGCTATTTGCTTTGTGCCAAGCAATGTTATCCTTATTATCCATCATGTCAACTATTACTATCACAACACAGATGGGCTGTATTCTTTTTATCTAATTGCTTTATGTCTTAGCAGCCTAAACAGTTGTCTTGatcctttcctttattttctaatGTCAAAAATTAGAAGCCAATCCAACATTTATCTAACAATGGTCAAAATATCCagggaaaaatga